A genomic stretch from Telopea speciosissima isolate NSW1024214 ecotype Mountain lineage chromosome 7, Tspe_v1, whole genome shotgun sequence includes:
- the LOC122667020 gene encoding probable auxin efflux carrier component 1b: protein MITGTDLYHVLTAVVPLYVAMILAYGSVKWWKIFSPDQCSGINRFVALFAVPLLSFHFISTNNPFTMNLRFIAADTLQKIIVLVVLAIWSRFSSRGSLEWSITLFSLSTLPNTLVMGIPLLKGMYGDFSGSLMVQIVVLQCIIWYTLMLFLFEYRGAKLLIAEQFPDTAGSIISFRVDSDIISLDGKEPLQTEAEVGEDGKLHVTVRKSTSSRSEIFSRRSHGPNSGVSLTPRPSNLTNAEIYSLQSSRNPTPRESSFNHTDFYSMMNGRNVSPRQSNFCNLSSDNETGMTGFTNPNRANGIFSQGNSVSGGAYPAPTSAGIFSPVAGPGAKKKPNGTDGGKDLHMFVWSSSASPVSEGGIHVFRGGEFGNEHGGVPHPVDTHPKEYEFGRDEFSFGNRQANEGGDRDEPSLCKLRSSSTAELYPKTEANGGSKPTSMPPPSVMTRLILIMVWRKLIRNPNTYSSLIGLIWSLVSCRWGIVMPAIIDGSIKILSNAGLGMAMFSLGLFMALQPRIIACGNSVASFAMAVRFLTGPAVMAAASIVVGLRGVLLHIAIVQAALPQGIVPFVFAKEYNVHPDILSTGVIFGMLIALPVTLVYYILLGL, encoded by the exons ATGATCACCGGAACCGACTTGTATCACGTCCTCACTGCGGTTGTTCCGCTATATGTCGCAATGATTCTTGCTTATGGTTCAGTGAAATGGTGGAAGATCTTCAGCCCTGATCAGTGTTCGGGTATCAACCGCTTTGTTGCTCTCTTCGCTGTTCCTTTGCTCTCCTTTCACTTTATCTCCACTAACAACCCATTCACCATGAACCTGCGCTTCATAGCGGCCGATACGCTTCAGAAGATCATAGTTTTAGTGGTTCTCGCCATCTGGTCTCGATTTAGCTCCCGAGGTTCTCTCGAATGGTCGATAACTCTATTCTCCCTCTCCACTCTCCCAAACACTCTCGTCATGGGTATTCCTCTCTTGAAGGGAATGTATGGAGACTTCTCAGGGAGCTTAATGGTTCAAATCGTCGTTCTTCAGTGCATAATTTGGTATACTCTGATGCTGTTTTTGTTTGAATACAGGGGAGCTAAGCTCCTCATTGCAGAACAGTTCCCTGACACGGCTGGTTCTATCATTTCCTTTCGAGTTGACTCGGATATCATCTCATTAGATGGGAAAGAACCTCTACAAACCGAAGCAGAGGTTGGTGAGGATGGGAAGCTTCATGTCACTGTGAGGAAATCTACAAGCTCTCGCTCTGAGATCTTCTCGCGGAGGTCTCATGGGCCAAACTCAGGCGTTTCTTTGACTCCTCGGCCATCGAATTTGACGAATGCAGAGATTTATTCTCTGCAATCTTCGAGGAACCCAACACCGAGGGAGTCGAGCTTCAACCACACTGATTTTTATTCAATGATGAATGGGAGGAATGTGAGCCCAAGGCAATCCAATTTTTGCAATCTAAGTTCTGACAATGAGACTGGAATGACTGGGTTCACAAATCCAAACAGGGCAAATGGGATCTTTTCACAGGGGAATTCCGTTTCTGGAGGTGCGTATCCAGCACCAACGAGTGCCGGAATATTTTCTCCTGTTGCAGGACCTGGAGCTAAGAAGAAGCCCAATGGGACTGATGGAGGCAAGGATCTTCACATGTTTGTCTGGAGCTCTAGTGCTTCTCCGGTCTCTGAAGGTGGGATTCATGTCTTCAGGGGAGGAGAATTTGGAAATGAACATGGTGGGGTACCTCATCCTGTTGACACTCACCCAAAAG AATATGAGTTTGGGCGAGATGAGTTCAGCTTTGGGAACAGACAGGCTAATGAGGGTGGTGACCGAGATGAGCCTAGTTTGTGCAAGCTGAGGTCAAGTTCTACTGCTGAGCTTTACCCCAAGACTGAAGCTAATGGTGGCTCCAAGCCCACATCCATGCCGCCACCAAGTGTCATGACAAGACTCATTCTGATCATGGTTTGGAGGAAGCTCATTAGGAATCCAAACACATATTCCAGCCTCATTGGCCTTATTTGGTCTCTTGTCTCCTGCAG ATGGGGCATTGTGATGCCGGCCATAATCGATGGTTCAATTAAGATCCTCTCAAATGCTGGGCTTGGAATGGCCATGTTCAGTCTTG GTTTGTTCATGGCTCTACAGCCAAGGATCATTGCTTGTGGGAATTCAGTTGCCTCCTTTGCCATGGCTGTTAGATTCCTTACAGGTCCAGCAGTCATGGCTGCGGCTTCGATTGTTGTTGGGTTACGTGGTGTTCTCTTGCACATTGCTATTGTTCAG GCAGCTCTTCCACAAGGAATTGTTCCCTTTGTCTTTGCTAAGGAATACAATGTGCATCCAGACATATTGAGCACTGG GGTTATATTTGGGATGTTAATAGCTCTTCCCGTAACACTAGTTTATTACATCTTACTGGGGCTTTGA
- the LOC122668964 gene encoding digalactosyldiacylglycerol synthase 2, chloroplastic-like: protein MDRKQHIAIFTTASLPWMTGTAVNPLFRAAYLTKDAERKVTLVIPWLSLKDQQLVYPNKITFKSPTDHEAYVRQWVEQRTGFISGFNINFYPGKFSEDKRSILAVGDITEIIPDEEADIAVLEEPEHLTWYHHGRRWKTKFRLVIGVVHTNYLEYVKRERNGLQAFLLKHMNSWVIHIYCHKVIRLSAATQDLRKSIICNIHGVNPKFLEVGKKKQEQLKNGNKAFTKGAYYIGKMVWSKGYRELLKLLSDHQKELTGLQVDLYGNGEDHDQVEAAARKLELTIKVHPGCDHAHPLFHDYKVFLNPSTTDVVCTTTAEALAMGKIVICANHPSNDFFKQFPNCHTYDDAKGFAKLTCKALAEVPVPQTDEHRHELSWEAATERFLKVAELNQGSTSKPEKAPTKNFMSLSLNLRRKIEDASAFVHYTASGIEAARKAFGAIPGSLQPDEEQCKELGLAVPKGKHGSKRG from the exons ATGGATAGGAAGCAGCATATTGCAATATTTACTACCGCGAGTCTTCCATGGATGACTGGAACGGCTGTTAATCCTCTATTTCGTGCTGCATACCTTACAAAAGATGCAGAGAGAAAGGTTACTTTGGTGATTCCGTGGTTATCTTTAAAGGATCAACAGCTAGTTTACCCAAACAAGATCACATTCAAGTCTCCTACAGACCATGAGGCTTATGTCCGTCAGTGGGTTGAACAAAGGACTGGATTTATATCTGGATTTAATATAAACTTCTATCCTGGAAAG TTCTCTGAAGATAAAAGGAGCATTCTAGCCGTTGGGGATATTACGGAAATCATTCCAGATGAAGAGGCAGATATTGCCGTCTTAGAAGAGCCTGAGCACCTGACATGGTACCATCATGGACGCAGATGGAAAACAAAATTCCGATTAGTAATAGGGGTTGTTCACACCAATTATTTGGAATACgtgaagagagaaaggaatggGTTGCAAGCATTTCTTTTGAAACACATGAATAGCTGGGTTATCCACATCTACTGCCACAAG GTCATAAGATTATCCGCTGCAACACAGGATCTTCGAAAATCAATTATATGCAACATCCATGGGGTCAACCCCAAATTCCTTGAAGTTGGTAAGAAAAAGCAAGAGCAGctgaaaaatggaaataaagCCTTCACCAAGGGTGCGTACTACATCGGGAAAATGGTGTGGAGTAAAGGCTATAGAGAGCTCCTTAAACTACTTTCTGATCACCAGAAGGAACTAACAGGCCTTCAGGTTGATTTATATGGAAATGGAGAGGACCATGATCAAGTTGAAGCAGCAGCTAGAAAATTAGAACTCACCATTAAGGTCCACCCAGGCTGTGACCATGCTCACCCTCTATTTCATGA TTATAAGGTGTTCCTAAATCCAAGCACAACAGATGTTGTCTGCACAACTACAGCTGAAGCACTGGCAATGGGAAAAATTGTCATTTGTGCCAACCATCCCTCAAACGACTTCttcaaacaatttccaaattgCCATACATATGATGATGCTAAAGGATTTGCCAAACTGACATGCAAGGCACTGGCTGAGGTGCCAGTCCCACAGACTGATGAACATAGACATGAACTGTCATGGGAGGCTGCAACAGAGCGGTTTCTGAAGGTAGCTGAGCTCAATCAGGGGTCCACAAGTAAACCAGAGAAAGCCCCGACAAAGAATTTTATGTCACTGTCATTGAATTTGAGGAGGAAAATTGAGGATGCCTCAGCATTTGTGCATTACACGGCTTCTGGGATTGAAGCTGCACGTAAAGCATTTGGTGCAATTCCTGGAAGCCTGCAACCAGATGAGGAACAATGTAAAGAGCTTGGGTTGGCTGTTCCCAAAGGGAAGCATGGTTCAAAGCGTGGTTAA